A genome region from Schlesneria paludicola DSM 18645 includes the following:
- a CDS encoding C1 family peptidase has protein sequence MLGYRQDREDWDYLRANAKAFPANCCATGEIPDDFHPQLRTKNQKQTNSCVGHGRSTMFAHLNWLITGEEVDYSAWYAYLAAQRACNMFGVDEGATLAGAMASGGCCREDTLRFPGYYTTSMPAAAVTEAKEHPILQFSELRGYDAIWRYTSTHQGPVLIGTEWYEGHARLGKDGLESKASCLRGSSLGYHCRCIIGWSPRRDSLGRRWLRCKNSHSTEWGNQGESEIEPALVDEWANDRFAAFFGASESRPFEPRPVNWLNHQWIPV, from the coding sequence ATGCTCGGTTACCGACAAGATCGTGAAGATTGGGACTACTTGCGGGCAAACGCGAAGGCATTCCCCGCGAACTGCTGTGCCACCGGCGAGATCCCCGACGACTTCCATCCGCAATTGCGAACGAAGAACCAGAAACAGACCAATTCGTGCGTTGGCCACGGTCGATCGACGATGTTCGCTCACCTGAATTGGCTCATCACCGGCGAAGAGGTCGATTATTCCGCCTGGTACGCGTATCTGGCCGCCCAGCGTGCCTGCAACATGTTTGGTGTTGATGAAGGGGCAACCTTGGCGGGTGCGATGGCCAGCGGTGGCTGTTGTCGCGAAGACACGCTCCGCTTCCCTGGCTATTACACGACGTCCATGCCAGCGGCAGCCGTCACCGAGGCCAAAGAACACCCGATTCTTCAGTTCAGTGAATTGCGTGGCTACGACGCGATATGGCGATACACGTCGACGCACCAAGGGCCGGTCCTAATCGGCACCGAATGGTACGAAGGCCACGCTCGACTTGGGAAAGACGGGTTGGAATCCAAGGCGAGCTGCTTGCGCGGATCGAGCCTCGGTTATCACTGCCGCTGCATCATCGGTTGGTCACCGCGACGCGATAGCCTCGGCCGTCGCTGGCTCCGATGCAAGAACTCCCACAGCACTGAATGGGGCAATCAGGGCGAATCGGAAATCGAACCGGCCCTGGTCGACGAATGGGCCAACGATCGATTTGCAGCGTTCTTCGGTGCCAGCGAATCGCGGCCGTTCGAGCCCCGTCCCGTGAACTGGCTCAATCATCAGTGGATTCCCGTCTGA
- a CDS encoding thioredoxin family protein, translating into MSKSYPVPGLGLLFVIGLSLLIASCAPSPAFPSPPKEQKRCVVLVGATWCVPCNTVKDNVVPELVKLGLSVADANKRSAVDIHLADYDHDQGILKEWGITADQVPMLVAFESGKQVDQRCGSLGVNDFLALLGRTDLGKPAKPVDPPKPIVPAEPVATIVKPDEAVPAATSTWDQITEFIGTDTATVTITVPNGRKIKIPDARAVVTFPLTLTAHVKVVGDSLQIDFDKPLLKAEATRLGIRLGTEIPSANLTKDRFTAQTALGLPFIWQLKTHPFGCDEIEGSNSSCY; encoded by the coding sequence ATGTCGAAATCGTATCCCGTGCCAGGCCTCGGCCTGTTGTTCGTCATCGGCCTTAGTTTGCTCATTGCATCGTGCGCTCCGTCACCGGCCTTTCCGTCGCCGCCCAAAGAACAGAAGCGGTGCGTCGTACTCGTGGGGGCAACTTGGTGCGTTCCCTGCAACACGGTCAAGGACAACGTGGTGCCAGAGCTGGTGAAGCTTGGCCTCAGTGTCGCGGACGCCAACAAACGATCCGCCGTCGACATTCACCTGGCCGACTATGACCACGATCAGGGGATTCTGAAGGAATGGGGCATCACAGCCGATCAAGTACCGATGCTCGTTGCGTTTGAATCTGGAAAGCAAGTCGATCAACGATGTGGCAGCCTGGGCGTCAACGATTTCCTTGCGTTGCTCGGTCGCACGGACTTGGGCAAACCTGCAAAGCCGGTCGACCCTCCCAAGCCAATCGTGCCAGCGGAACCGGTGGCCACCATCGTCAAGCCTGACGAGGCGGTACCAGCGGCGACGAGCACGTGGGATCAAATCACCGAGTTCATTGGCACTGACACCGCGACGGTCACGATTACGGTGCCGAATGGTCGCAAGATCAAGATTCCCGACGCCAGGGCGGTCGTCACGTTTCCGCTGACACTGACCGCTCACGTCAAGGTCGTCGGCGATTCGCTACAGATCGATTTCGACAAGCCGTTGCTGAAAGCCGAAGCCACACGCTTGGGAATCCGCCTGGGGACCGAGATTCCCTCGGCGAATCTGACCAAGGACAGGTTCACGGCGCAAACCGCCTTGGGACTTCCGTTCATCTGGCAATTGAAAACGCATCCATTCGGTTGCGATGAAATTGAAGGATCAAATTCCAGTTGCTATTGA
- a CDS encoding phage portal protein has translation MLNRLRSFAANSFASFARGMGYTESIMAARVPGVPNTQSRVAVNEQTALRYAAVYACIRCISETKGSLPMEVIETSKSGKETVTKLHPVAQLLQYEPYEDMTPMVWSETRQADVLTGGNGYCEIVFDNDGMPIGLIPRHWSLVTPRRDANGRLVYDVRQSAGSSSIRTLDRSQMLHVPGFGNGILGWSPIRLLAESIGIGLAQDKFAAAYFGNSAKPSLVLQSPGALSDEVFGRLKAEIDTQYSGDNAHKAMLLEGVEAKPLLIPANEAQLLESREFQEEVICRIFRLPPHMIGLLRRATFSNIEAQDLSYEKHTMRPWLIRDEQEMNRKLFLRKERGRFHIRHNVDDLLRADIKTRYDAYKTAILGGFKTRNEVRATEHLPSMPGCDELLLPEAIFGKSKGKQNSGDDQKSARTRRKTDPRLKALMCQTVAGLIAREATHAERAASKPEQFREAVNSLYAKHVELLSEKLSCVKDTQPALRSAKAHRDELLALAGSPALAADVASLTATWSTETESIAKALLA, from the coding sequence ATGCTCAATCGCTTGCGCTCGTTCGCCGCCAATAGTTTTGCGTCATTCGCCCGAGGTATGGGTTACACCGAATCCATCATGGCCGCCCGGGTGCCTGGCGTGCCGAACACGCAGTCCCGAGTGGCGGTCAATGAACAGACCGCCCTTCGGTACGCGGCCGTCTACGCCTGCATTCGCTGCATCAGCGAGACCAAAGGCTCGTTGCCGATGGAAGTCATCGAGACTTCGAAATCCGGCAAGGAAACCGTCACGAAGCTGCATCCCGTCGCGCAGCTCTTGCAGTACGAACCGTACGAAGACATGACGCCGATGGTCTGGTCCGAGACTCGCCAGGCCGACGTTCTGACCGGCGGGAACGGCTATTGCGAAATTGTCTTCGACAACGACGGCATGCCGATCGGCTTGATCCCTCGGCACTGGTCGCTCGTGACGCCACGACGTGATGCCAATGGGCGTTTGGTTTACGACGTCCGCCAGTCCGCTGGAAGCTCCAGTATCCGCACGCTCGATCGATCGCAGATGCTCCACGTGCCCGGCTTCGGCAACGGGATCTTGGGTTGGTCCCCGATTCGATTGCTCGCCGAGTCCATCGGTATCGGCCTGGCACAAGACAAGTTTGCGGCCGCCTACTTCGGCAATTCCGCGAAACCTTCGCTCGTCCTGCAGTCCCCTGGAGCGTTAAGTGATGAAGTGTTCGGCAGGCTGAAGGCCGAAATCGACACGCAATATTCCGGCGACAACGCCCATAAGGCCATGTTGCTCGAAGGCGTGGAAGCCAAGCCGCTTTTGATCCCCGCGAACGAGGCCCAGCTCCTCGAATCCCGCGAGTTCCAGGAAGAGGTCATTTGCCGAATCTTCCGCTTGCCGCCTCACATGATCGGCCTCTTACGACGGGCGACGTTCAGCAACATCGAAGCTCAGGACCTGAGCTACGAAAAGCATACGATGCGGCCCTGGCTGATCAGGGACGAGCAAGAGATGAATCGAAAACTGTTCCTGCGAAAGGAACGCGGCCGTTTTCACATTCGTCACAACGTCGACGATTTACTTCGGGCCGACATCAAGACGCGGTACGACGCGTACAAGACGGCAATTCTCGGCGGGTTCAAAACCAGGAACGAAGTGCGTGCGACTGAGCACTTGCCCTCAATGCCAGGTTGTGACGAACTGCTGTTGCCAGAAGCTATCTTCGGCAAGAGCAAGGGTAAGCAGAACTCCGGCGACGATCAGAAGTCCGCACGAACACGCCGCAAAACCGATCCTCGCTTGAAAGCGTTGATGTGTCAGACCGTCGCGGGCCTGATCGCTCGCGAAGCCACGCATGCCGAGCGCGCGGCCAGCAAGCCAGAACAGTTCCGCGAAGCGGTGAACTCTCTCTATGCGAAACACGTGGAGCTGCTTTCCGAAAAGCTGTCATGCGTCAAGGACACACAGCCCGCACTGCGATCGGCGAAAGCCCATCGCGACGAGCTGCTCGCCCTGGCGGGTTCACCGGCATTGGCTGCCGACGTCGCATCGCTCACGGCGACGTGGTCGACCGAAACCGAATCGATTGCCAAGGCCCTCTTGGCTTAA
- a CDS encoding HK97 family phage prohead protease: MAPTMPQQLERRRFNLPVEIRSDGDKTPGKISGYSARYFDPSDPNTQYKLWEDCFERIQPGAFDSAISRGDDVRCLFNHNPDLILGRTTSGTCTIRVDAKGLWFEADLPNSPAGLTVAEAINRKDVTGCSFSFDVIAATWQEEIVEGESIWYRIITDVRLYDVGPVTFPAYGATDCDMASARSSLDRFRSSRPIPHSVRSRR, from the coding sequence ATGGCTCCGACGATGCCTCAGCAACTTGAACGACGTCGCTTTAACCTGCCCGTCGAAATCCGCTCCGATGGTGATAAGACGCCGGGCAAGATCAGCGGTTATTCAGCTCGCTATTTTGATCCCAGCGACCCGAACACGCAGTACAAGCTCTGGGAGGATTGTTTCGAACGCATCCAACCCGGTGCCTTCGATTCCGCGATCAGCCGCGGCGACGACGTGCGTTGTTTGTTCAACCACAATCCGGATCTGATCCTTGGCCGGACCACGTCCGGTACTTGCACCATCCGCGTCGACGCGAAGGGGCTTTGGTTCGAAGCGGATCTTCCGAACAGTCCTGCCGGACTCACGGTTGCCGAGGCCATCAATCGCAAGGACGTCACAGGGTGTTCATTCTCTTTCGACGTCATCGCTGCCACCTGGCAAGAGGAAATCGTCGAAGGTGAATCGATCTGGTACCGGATCATCACCGACGTGCGGCTGTACGACGTCGGTCCCGTGACGTTTCCCGCGTACGGTGCCACGGACTGCGATATGGCCAGCGCCCGCAGCTCACTCGATCGATTCCGATCCTCTCGCCCGATCCCGCACAGCGTGCGTAGCCGCCGT